Proteins encoded in a region of the Trypanosoma brucei brucei TREU927 chromosome 5, complete sequence genome:
- a CDS encoding thioredoxin-like protein — protein sequence MKRVGTLEEYTKVKRDANGLGLVVHFSASWCEPCKGVTEALERFSELYKGSVEFVEVDSEALGSICEAEAVDCVPYIAFFRTSGDGKGQERVADVVGGKLDQIEQNMLSLYGDGTDGRGSFSDLQSYLKYLTSRKGVVAFITGTPSRPRCGFTVKLIQLLDDLHVKYVYYDVWASDEVCEGLKKYSEWPTFPQVYADGEFIGGYDICAELNASGELKSALKL from the coding sequence ATGAAACGCGTTGGGACTCTTGAGGAATACACAAAAGTGAAGAGGGACGCCAATGGACTTGGGCTTGTGGTACACTTTAGTGCCAGTTGGTGTGAACCCTGCAAGGGTGTGACAGAGGCGTTGGAACGCTTCTCAGAACTATACAAAGGTTCTGTTGAGTTCGTGGAGGTTGATAGTGAAGCTTTGGGCAGTATCTGTGAAGCGGAAGCCGTCGATTGCGTTCCGTATATTGCATTCTTCAGAACTTCTGGGGACGGTAAGGGGCAAGAGAGGGTTGCTGATGTCGTTGGAGGAAAGCTTGACCAAATCGAACAAAATATGTTGTCGCTTTATGGTGACGGAACGGATGGGAGGGGATCATTTTCAGATTTACAATCATACTTAAAGTACCTCACCAGTCGGAAAGGTGTTGTGGCATTTATAACCGGCACACCGTCGAGGCCTCGGTGCGGTTTCACTGTGAAGCTTATCCAGTTACTCGATGACCTTCATGTGAAGTACGTTTATTATGACGTCTGGGCCAGTGACGAGGTTTGTGAAGGACTCAAGAAGTATTCAGAGTGGCCTACTTTCCCGCAAGTATATGCCGATGGTGAGTTTATTGGTGGGTATGATATTTGTGCTGAGCTGAATGCGTCCGGGGAGTTGAAATCTGCTCTGAAGCTATGA
- a CDS encoding ubiquitin-conjugating enzyme E2, putative: protein MALRRIQKELKDLERDPPANTSGGPVNESDLFNWKATIIGPEDSPYAGGLFFLNIHFPSDYPFKPPKLQFTTKIYHPNINNNGGICLDILKDQWSPALTISKVLLSVCSLLTDPNPDDPLVPDIARQYKTDRNAFNKTAMEWTRQYAM from the coding sequence ATGGCTCTTCGTCGCATTCAAAAGGAGCTGAAGGACCTCGAGCGGGACCCGCCTGCCAACACCAGCGGTGGACCGGTCAACGAGAGTGATCTTTTCAACTGGAAGGCGACCATTATAGGCCCCGAGGACTCACCGTACGCCGGTGGCCTCTTCTTCCTAAACATCCACTTCCCGTCGGACTATCCCTTCAAGCCGCCCAAGTTGCAGTTCACGACGAAAATTTACCACCcgaacatcaacaacaatggTGGTATTTGCCTCGATATATTGAAGGACCAATGGTCTCCCGCCCTCACCATCTCGAAGGTGTTGCTCTCCGTCTGCTCGCTGCTGACAGATCCCAACCCTGACGATCCACTCGTGCCTGATATTGCCCGGCAATACAAGACGGACCGCAATGCCTTTAACAAAACTGCAATGGAGTGGACGCGGCAGTATGCTATGTGA
- a CDS encoding disulfide isomerase, putative (similar to GB:AAN75008.1: disulfide isomerase PDI {Leishmania major}; similar to Protein disulfide isomerase precursor (EC 5.3.4.1) (PDI). (Swiss-Prot:Q12730) {Aspergillus niger}) yields MQRTKSLLHVLLVVALVLFLLITEVSVAGGVVDLGNEVREDTIPLLNDDTFDSYVFSKGSNDKEGRKRGPWLIFFFAPWCGHCKAALPKYADANLQLAKLGVQHARFATVNAVKSPELALRFRVKVYPTLIYTTGKAENWHVYRGALTPETLMKFATQLHLAGTVGSFADLTSSPDEFVRAHRQDMGRRVPMYVYLPPTGSRSANAPHQREELVPGQHGVGEGEGQQGVQANNSKSIHEEKHMQKQDRLSDAREARWNVAVDAAASMEKIRFGVIYGDDVPSAWAETGITPYIAVLEAAQRCKGSGPDGALVLVDSDAYKQPQCYEGPWFEESVNIPQKSGAESVTPLLHPSFIAFFMLNGLHAVERASSSLLSAVTTTNHHYLGLLITNGPITQTDTNMLPALREVVQERNEARRAVAVGLEPQRRVSLAYVDGRTHEAWRTQYKVKLEELPAFVVVDPRRNKVYRLRRHTPHFEVIKFFLPWPRGGEQQSVIVSFIADVERGVAVGEKMTFVGEVAEHLLRLPGVEFLYEVLEFEDSLLVVVVLALFVFAIVLLIVLVVEPVFERRADERMTGYGERDTSAVEKKRN; encoded by the coding sequence ATGCAACGAACGAAAAGTTTGCTTCATGTCCTGCTTGTGGTAGCACTAGTGCTCTTTTTATTGATTACTGAGGTTTCGGTTGCTGGAGGGGTTGTTGACTTGGGAAATGAGGTACGGGAGGACACCATACCGCTACTTAATGACGACACATTCGACTCGTATGTTTTTTCAAAGGGATCTAATGATAAAGAGGGGCGAAAGAGAGGACCTTGGctcatattcttttttgctcCATGGTGTGGTCACTGCAAGGCCGCCTTGCCCAAGTATGCGGATGCTAATTTGCAGTTGGCGAAACTTGGAGTTCAGCACGCGAGGTTTGCAACCGTCAATGCTGTAAAGAGTCCCGAATTGGCGTTGCGGTTCCGCGTAAAGGTATACCCGACGCTCATATATACCACTGGCAAGGCAGAAAACTGGCATGTGTACCGTGGTGCCCTCACTCCCGAGACTTTAATGAAGTTTGCGACCCAACTTCATTTAGCCGGCACTGTTGGGTCATTTGCCGATTTGACATCAAGCCCCGATGAATTCGTTAGGGCGCATCGGCAGGATATGGGAAGGCGCGTGCCCATGTATGTTTATCTTCCTCCAACAGGTTCTCGAAGTGCCAATGCACCGCACCAGCGAGAAGAACTTGTTCCAGGGCAACATGGAGTgggtgaaggggaagggcAACAGGGAGTGCAAGCGAATAATAGTAAGTCCATCCATGAGGAGAAGCACATGCAGAAACAAGATCGGCTTTCTGACGCGCGCGAGGCGCGGTGGAATGTTGCCGTggacgctgctgcttcgatgGAAAAGATTCGGTTTGGTGTGATATATGGTGATGACGTGCCATCTGCTTGGGCAGAGACGGGGATAACGCCATATATTGCCGTTCTCGAGGCCGCACAGCGGTGTAAAGGCAGTGGGCCCGATGGCGCACTTGTGCTTGTTGATTCTGACGCATACAAACAACCACAATGTTACGAAGGTCCGTGGTTTGAGGAGTCCGTCAATATCCCTCAAAAGAGCGGGGCGGAGAGCGTGACCCCGCTGCTTCACCCATCCTTCATAGCCTTCTTCATGTTAAACGGCCTTCATGCAGTGGAACGAGCTTCGTCATCGCTTCTATCAGCCGTTACCACCACGAACCATCACTATTTGGGCCTCCTTATCACGAATGGCCCTATTACACAAACTGACACTAATATGCTTCCAGCTCTGCGTGAGGTGGTGCAAGAACGAAACGAAGCTCGCCGTGCGGTCGCTGTGGGGCTTGAACCTCAGCGGAGGGTCTCGTTGGCGTACGTTGATGGTCGCACTCACGAGGCGTGGCGTACGCAATACAAAGTGAAGCTGGAAGAACTCCCCGCCTTCGTGGTTGTGGACCCGCGGCGGAACAAGGTATACCGCTTGCGCAGGCACACTCCTCACTTCGAGGTAATTAAATTCTTCTTGCCGTGGCCGCGTGGGGGCGAGCAACAGTCAGTCATCGTTTCCTTCATTGCTGATGTCGAACGTGGGGTCGCGGTTGGTGAAAAGATGACATTTGTCGGGGAGGTTGCAGAGCATCTGCTGCGACTTCCGGGAGTGGAGTTTCTCTACGAGGTCCTCGAGTTCGAAGACAGTCTacttgtggttgttgtgctCGCCCTCTTTGTGTTTGCGATCGTACTCCTCATTGTACTCGTCGTAGAGCCGGTGTTTGAGCGGCGTGCGGATGAAAGGATGACGGGGTACGGGGAAAGGGACACTTCTGCAgttgaaaagaagaggaactaA
- a CDS encoding mitochondrial processing peptidase, beta subunit, putative (similar to Mitochondrial processing peptidase beta subunit, mitochondrialprecursor (EC 3.4.24.64) (Beta-MPP) (P-52). (Swiss-Prot:Q03346) [Rattus norvegicus;]), whose translation MSVSFSTLIQRSRPSSNHATTKLLSNVLAKIPPTTLSTVGSGVRVACEENPIASLATVGVWLDAGTRHEPAQYAGTARVLQKCGFLGTSNQTAAQIAAAVDELGGQLTANVGREHTHLYMRVAREDTERAVSLLADVVRNARLSDEDVEVAKQAVLRDQHDFEQRPDDICMDNLHRCAFDSTTHGPGTPLYGTEVGTTRLSNAQLREYRDKMLSAGRVVVVGSGAVNHTALERAATSAFGDLQKGTVTLAGVPEARFVGGEYKLWNLRYKTVHIGWAFETCGAACEDSLPLALACEVPGPFHRSQHELGQHAMHRVLKTFSSLDHSTPTNTHFNEKCIEIANPFLHQYKDTGLCGMYVVGRPAQAGPGDGTAMIEVFQYTIAEWCRICQKILHEQELAQAKVNLKSQLLFNMDGSSNSAEDIGRQVLHYGRRIPLEEMYARIDDVTPTNVQEVLQHYFYGRKPVYSYLGYCANIPGYDWTQHWSYKYWY comes from the coding sequence ATGTCTGTCAGTTTTTCCACTCTGATTCAGCGGTCCCGCCCCTCTTCAAACCATGCAACCACTAAACTTCTCAGCAATGTCCTTGCAAAGATTCCCCCAACGACACTCAGCACAGTTGGTAGCGGCGTGCGAGTGGCATGCGAGGAGAATCCCATCGCGTCTCTCGCTACTGTTGGTGTATGGTTGGATGCGGGAACTCGTCATGAACCTGCGCAATACGCCGGCACTGCGCGAGTCTTGCAAAAGTGTGGGTTTCTTGGTACTTCCAACCAAACCGCAGCACAAATCGCCGCAGCGGTGGACGAACTCGGTGGGCAGCTAACAGCAAACGTTGGCCGCGAGCACACACATTTGTATATGCGTGTCGCCCGCGAAGATACGGAGCGTGCTGTGTCTCTCCTGGCGGATGTGGTACGCAATGCCCGTTTGAGCGATGAGGATGTGGAGGTGGCGAAACAGGCGGTGCTACGCGATCAACATGACTTTGAACAGCGGCCAGATGACATTTGCATGGATAATCTTCACCGTTGTGCCTTCGACAGCACAACACATGGGCCTGGTACACCGCTGTACGGCACAGAGGTCGGGACGACGCGTCTCAGCAATGCGCAGCTAAGAGAGTACCGTGACAAGATGCTTAGCGCCGGCCGCGTGGTGGTCGTGGGGAGCGGAGCTGTGAACCATACCGCTTTGGAACGGGCTGCGACCAGCGCGTTCGGGGACCTGCAGAAGGGAACTGTAACACTCGCCGGAGTTCCCGAAGCCCGGTTTGTGGGAGGAGAGTACAAACTGTGGAACTTGCGTTACAAGACTGTCCACATTGGATGGGCTTTTGAAACCTGTGGCGCAGCATGCGAGGACTCCCTTCCGCTTGCACTCGCCTGTGAAGTTCCCGGTCCGTTCCACCGTTCCCAACATGAACTTGGACAGCATGCCATGCATCGTGTCCTAAAAACTTTCTCTTCGCTGGATCACAGCACTCCTACCAACACCCACTTCAACGAGAAGTGTATTGAAATTGCGAACCCTTTTCTGCACCAGTACAAAGACACGGGGTTATGCGGAATGTATGTTGTGGGGCGGCCGGCTCAGGCGGGTCCTGGAGACGGCACGGCAATGATTGAAGTGTTTCAATACACCATCGCGGAATGGTGCCGCATCTGCCAGAAGATACTCCATGAACAGGAACTTGCTCAGGCCAAGGTGAACCTCAAGTCCCAACTGCTCTTCAACATGGACGGCAGCTCAAACTCTGCGGAGGATATTGGTCGGCAGGTACTTCACTATGGGCGCCGCATTCCGCTGGAGGAAATGTACGCTCGTATCGATGATGTGACACCAACAAATGTACAGGAGGTGCTTCAGCACTACTTCTACGGGCGGAAACCGGTGTACAGTTATCTTGGTTACTGTGCTAACATTCCAGGTTATGACTGGACACAACACTGGTCCTACAAGTACTGGTATTAA